The following coding sequences are from one Nicotiana tabacum cultivar K326 chromosome 1, ASM71507v2, whole genome shotgun sequence window:
- the LOC142162796 gene encoding putative mitochondrial protein AtMg00860 produces the protein MAFELLVQHQLLAKKSKCVFVAKRFEYLGCYISAQGVSIDPRKVKAVRSWPEPQSVTQLRGFLGLAGYYRRFSRSYGVISKPLTDMLIKDRHVTTSPILILLYFSLIFMVETDACDMGIGAVKENKAVDALSRLPLVKLATMTLSTMKTDLFGADHEKLGQG, from the exons ATGGCATTTGAATTATTAGTGCAACACCAGTTGTTGGCCAAGAAGAGCAAGTGTGTCTTTGTTGCGAAAAGATTTGAGTACCTAGGATGTTATATCTCAGCACAAGGGGTGTCCATTGATCCAAGAAAAGTGAAAGCTGTGAGATCTTGGCCAGAGCCACAGTCTGTGACACAATTGAGAGGATTTCTAGGACTGGCAGGGTATTACAGGAGATTCAGCAGGAGCTATGGGGTCATTAGCAAACCTCTAACCGACATGCTTATAAAAGACAGGCATGTGACTACATCACCAATCTTAATCCTCCTATATTTTTCTCTAATATTTATGGTTGAGACTGATGCATGTGACATGGGCATTGGGGCTGTC AAGGAGAACAAGGCAGTTGATGCTTTATCAAGACTGCCTTTGGTTAAACTGGCTACAATGACACTATCAACTATGAAAACTGACCTATTTGGAGCTGATCATGAAAAGCTGGgacaaggatga